A region of the Numenius arquata chromosome 29, bNumArq3.hap1.1, whole genome shotgun sequence genome:
TATGGAGAGAGCCCCCAGTAACGAGCCCGAGGTGCAGCCCTGgccccctgctcagccctggcccAGGGCTGGGCCCCCTTGGGGCTGGTGGCGGTGGGCATGCAGACCCTCACTGGGACCAGCCTTCCCTGCAGGATGAAGAAGGTTTTGAGCGTGCCCTGACGGAGGATGAAATCACAGATGCTGCAGAGGCCTGGGCCCGTGGTGCTGCGGTGCTGCCCAAGCCCTGGAAGCCTCAGAAACCTGTGTGAGTCCCAAGATGACACTAGGGCTGGCTGTCCCAGAACTCCAAGGGGCCTGGTAGCGGCTCCCAAGTTGGTGCCACATTGTTCTGGGGTGGCCCTGTTGCTGTTTGTGCCTGCTCTGACTGCCCCTGTCCATGCCAGGCTGCCCGTGGAGGGCATGAGGAACGTCCTGATCACCAGTGCTCTTCCCTATGTGAACAATGTGCCTCACCTTGGCAACATCATCGGCTGCGTCCTCAGTGCTGACACCTTTGCCAGGTGAGACTTGGTTGCAGGAAAATTCCATGGGGCTGGGAGATCATCATGGGGAGGCTGTACTGCCCCCAACACCTGCACAGTTGTCACAGGCTCCTGCCTGCAGGTACTGCCGCCTGCGGAACTGGAACACACTGTATGTATGTGGCACGGATGAGTACGGCACAGCCACTGAGACCAAGGCGGTGGAAGAGGGGCTGACGCCCCAGGAGATCTGCAACAAGTACAACGCCATCCACGCTGACATCTACCGCTGGTTTGACATCTCCTTCGACTACTTTGGGCGCACCACCACTCCACACCAGACCATGTGAGCAGCTGCGTGCCCACAGGGCTCACACAGAGTAACTGGCGCTGGGGAACGTTGTGGGGAACCCCGGCATGCCTGGATAAAGGTGCTCTACGGCTCTCCAGGTTTCCCTGGATAATGGGCGCTgcccctcttctcttcctctcctatgCCAGGATTGCCCAGGACATCTTCCAGCGCCTGCTGGCCCGTGGTTTCCTGCTGCAAGACACTGTGGAGCAGCTGCGATGTGAGAACTGCCAGCGGTTCCTGGCTGACCGCTTTGTGGAGGGCACCTGCCCCTTCTGCAGCTATGAGGAGGCCCGGGGGGACCAATGTGATAAATGTGGCAAACTCATCAATGCTGTGGAGCTGAAGGTGGGACAGGATCTCTCTGGGGATCTCCTTaccccacagcctgcccctgTGCTCTGCCTGGTACCCCCGGTTTTGTCCTAGGCTTCCTCCAACCCATGTTTTTCCTTCTGACAGAATCCACAGTGCAAGCTTTGCAGGGGTGTCCCTGTGGTGAAACCAACCCAGCACCTCTTTCTGGACCTTCCCAAGGTGAGCTTCATTcctgggggagcggggaggggattGGGCATCCCGTGGTACCATTGAGCATCCCCATGTGTTTGCCTACAGCTGGAGGAGCGGCTGGAGCCCTGGCTGGAGCAGTCCTGGGCCACGGGGGACTGGACAGCCAACGCTTGCTACATCACTCGCTCCTGGATCCGGGATGGGCTCAAACCTCGCTGCATCACCCGCGACCTGAAGTGGGGCACCCCTGTGCCCCTCGATGGCTTCCGCGACAAGGCAAGTCCCATCTGGACCCTTGGTTGCAGCATCTGTCCCTAGGCACCCTCCCTGTCTGTGGGTCCCCTGCTCACGTATTGCTCTCCTTGCAGGTTTTTTATGTGTGGTTTGATGCTCCCATTGGCTATTTGTCAATTACGGCCAACTACACCGACCAGTGGGAGAGGTGGTGGAAGAACCCACAGCAGGTAAGAGCCTGGTGCTGCTACAGGGTGAAGGTGGGGACAGAGCTGGATGCCAGGATCCACTGAtggtcccccccacctcccactgcTATCAGGTTGAGCTCTACAACTTCATGGCCAAGGACAACGTCCCATTCCACAGTGTCATATTCCCCTGCTCGCTTCTGGGCGCTGAGGACAACTACACCTTGGTGAATCACCTCATTGCTACAGGtactggggggggtgtctccataCCCCCACTTTCCTTCAGTAGTGGGAACAGTCCAGTCTGTTGTACAAAAGCACAAAATTGCATCTGCTCCCCTTGGAACCCCCCCTGAGCTCGGCATGAGCCTATGAGCATTTTGACAGTGTCCCCCTGCGTTGtggggctgctccctgcctgggggAGGGCTGGGCCCATGCTTGGGCCCCACGGTGGgggtctctcctgccctccccagagTACCTGAACTATGAGGATGGGAAGTTTTCCAAGAGCCGAGGTGTAGGAGTGTTTGGGGACATGGCCAAAGACACCGGCATCCCTGCGGACATCTGGCGCTTCTACCTGCTGTACCTGCGGCCTGAAGGGCAGGACAGTGCCTTCTCCTGGAGTGACCTCATGCTCAAGAACAACTCAGAGCTGCTGAACAACCTGGGCAACTTCATCAACAGGTTCTGGAACACCCCAGCAGGGGCAGGGGCTCGTCTCTGTCCTGAGGCTTTGCTcacacctgctctgcctttgtcTACAGAGCTGGCATGTTTGTGTGCAAGTTCTTTGGTGGCACTGTCCCCAACATGGTCCTCACACCAGATGACAAGCGGCTCTTGGCCCGTGTCACCGTGGAGCTGCGCCGGTACCACCAGCTGCTGGAGAAAGTCCGGTGGGTGGCTGAAACCCCAGGGGTGGAGCAGGGCTGAATTGTCATGAGGATGGGAGGGCAGAGACCTACCCCACATCAGGTGTTAAGCTCCCTTCTGCTCCCCCCCCAGCATCCGCGATGCCCTGAGGTGTATCCTGACCATCTCTCGCCATGGCAACCAGTACATCCAGGTGAACGAGCCCTGGAAGCGGATCAAGGGGGATGAAAAGGACAGGtagggagagatggggaaggacaggcagggggcaGGAGCTGGCATTAATGGAGAGTTTCCTACCCTGCAGACAGCGTGCAGGCACAGTGACCGGTGTGGCAGTGAACATGGCTTCCCTGCTGGCCGTCCTCTTACAGCCCTACATGCCCAGCGTCAGCTCAGCCATCCAGAGACAGTTCTGCATCCCCCCTGACTGCTGTGTCCTGAGCCATGACTTCACCTGCACCCTGCCCCCTGGGCATCACGTGGGCACTGTAGGTGGTAGTGGAGGGATGATGGGGGCTGTGCACCCCCAGGCAGCACATGGGTGGAATGGGGGGTGCTGGCCCTTCAGAGGTGACTCCTCTTCTTCCCGGCTGCAGGTGAGCCCCcttttccagaagctggagaaTGACCAGGTTGAAGCTCTGCGCAAGCGCTTTGGGGGAGGGCAGGTGAGTGGGGGCTGGGGTGCCCCTGCAGCTCCTCCACCTTGGGCACCTCCCAGCGCCCTCCTCTGCTTTCTGTTCCTCCTCACTTGCtatctctcctttcccagcctgaAGATCTCGCTGTAGAGCCCCAGGTAACTCCCTGGGGTGCTGCAGTAACCCCCTCTCTCCAGcatggtggcagtggtggtgtaGAGCTCTGCCACCCAGGCTCACACCTATTTCTGTCCTTCCACAGGCCAAACagccctctccagccccagccactCTCGTggctccaggtgattcccaactGATCCAGGAGCTGACAGAGGAGGTAGCCAAGCAGGTGAGTGGCAATGATGGGGGTGGCTGGCCCTATcttacccccctccccccccccaaacccttatCACACCCCTGTCCCAGGGCAACCATGTGCGGCAActgaaggccaacaaggcagagaAAGCCCAGATCGACGCAGAAGTAGCCAAGCTGCTGGAGCTGAAGAAGCAGCTGGCAGTAGCTGAGGGCAAAAGCCCCGAAGTCCCTGTGCCCAAGGGGAAGCGGAAGAAGTAGCACCAGGTTCCTGTGCTGTGGAGAGCCCCAGGGCTACCCG
Encoded here:
- the MARS1 gene encoding methionine--tRNA ligase, cytoplasmic isoform X2 encodes the protein MRLRLAAGGPAALKVVAAAGTADAPVRLLWGGPSERPLAPLSPPWAPALELDSGTVLFSPNAICQFFFLARGEEPTDLTNQWLEWEATELQPAASAALYAQLVHGKKGLEAVDPLGNLLAHIEQNLSRRGTAYLAGDTKSVADVVVWGTLFPVLQDETSLPIELQVLRTWFQSMTLSEACRKAADSVLMPKALLEFKSYLQKQPPPCLAMERAPSNEPEDEEGFERALTEDEITDAAEAWARGAAVLPKPWKPQKPVLPVEGMRNVLITSALPYVNNVPHLGNIIGCVLSADTFARYCRLRNWNTLYVCGTDEYGTATETKAVEEGLTPQEICNKYNAIHADIYRWFDISFDYFGRTTTPHQTMIAQDIFQRLLARGFLLQDTVEQLRCENCQRFLADRFVEGTCPFCSYEEARGDQCDKCGKLINAVELKNPQCKLCRGVPVVKPTQHLFLDLPKLEERLEPWLEQSWATGDWTANACYITRSWIRDGLKPRCITRDLKWGTPVPLDGFRDKVFYVWFDAPIGYLSITANYTDQWERWWKNPQQVELYNFMAKDNVPFHSVIFPCSLLGAEDNYTLVNHLIATEYLNYEDGKFSKSRGVGVFGDMAKDTGIPADIWRFYLLYLRPEGQDSAFSWSDLMLKNNSELLNNLGNFINRAGMFVCKFFGGTVPNMVLTPDDKRLLARVTVELRRYHQLLEKVRIRDALRCILTISRHGNQYIQVNEPWKRIKGDEKDRQRAGTVTGVAVNMASLLAVLLQPYMPSVSSAIQRQFCIPPDCCVLSHDFTCTLPPGHHVGTVSPLFQKLENDQVEALRKRFGGGQAKQPSPAPATLVAPGDSQLIQELTEEVAKQGNHVRQLKANKAEKAQIDAEVAKLLELKKQLAVAEGKSPEVPVPKGKRKK
- the MARS1 gene encoding methionine--tRNA ligase, cytoplasmic isoform X1; translated protein: MRLRLAAGGPAALKVVAAAGTADAPVRLLWGGPSERPLAPLSPPWAPALELDSGTVLFSPNAICQFFFLARGEEPTDLTNQWLEWEATELQPAASAALYAQLVHGKKGLEAVDPLGNLLAHIEQNLSRRGTAYLAGDTKSVADVVVWGTLFPVLQDETSLPIELQVLRTWFQSMTLSEACRKAADSVLMPKALLEFKSYLQKQPPPCLAMERAPSNEPEDEEGFERALTEDEITDAAEAWARGAAVLPKPWKPQKPVLPVEGMRNVLITSALPYVNNVPHLGNIIGCVLSADTFARYCRLRNWNTLYVCGTDEYGTATETKAVEEGLTPQEICNKYNAIHADIYRWFDISFDYFGRTTTPHQTMIAQDIFQRLLARGFLLQDTVEQLRCENCQRFLADRFVEGTCPFCSYEEARGDQCDKCGKLINAVELKNPQCKLCRGVPVVKPTQHLFLDLPKLEERLEPWLEQSWATGDWTANACYITRSWIRDGLKPRCITRDLKWGTPVPLDGFRDKVFYVWFDAPIGYLSITANYTDQWERWWKNPQQVELYNFMAKDNVPFHSVIFPCSLLGAEDNYTLVNHLIATEYLNYEDGKFSKSRGVGVFGDMAKDTGIPADIWRFYLLYLRPEGQDSAFSWSDLMLKNNSELLNNLGNFINRAGMFVCKFFGGTVPNMVLTPDDKRLLARVTVELRRYHQLLEKVRIRDALRCILTISRHGNQYIQVNEPWKRIKGDEKDRQRAGTVTGVAVNMASLLAVLLQPYMPSVSSAIQRQFCIPPDCCVLSHDFTCTLPPGHHVGTVSPLFQKLENDQVEALRKRFGGGQPEDLAVEPQAKQPSPAPATLVAPGDSQLIQELTEEVAKQGNHVRQLKANKAEKAQIDAEVAKLLELKKQLAVAEGKSPEVPVPKGKRKK